In the Candidatus Cloacimonas acidaminovorans str. Evry genome, one interval contains:
- a CDS encoding MATE family efflux transporter → MKHSKIEILEKTPVAYSILYLALPSMLSMLVNILYNLTDTFFIGKLNDPFKVAGVSIALPYYNMLMAIAGIFANGGASYLSRLLGKKDLKTARETTTTAIFTVAIVSIFAAALGVLFIPTYLKLSGASALTALSARQYLTAIFIGSPIIMIKFTLIQLLRAEGAAKEAMLGLFIGTGANIILDPLFIFTFKMDVTGAAIATVIGQGLAMLYYISYYLKKKSLASPGRKYLHPRWSCYKEIFAIGIPSSLSQVMMSIGNAISFKLASAYTDHTIAALGVVSRVFSIAIFAFIGLSIGIQPLIGFNYGAQNYTRMKKIIKMSNIICLGMSAVFTLFFALFPGELIAVFIKDKAIMKIGTQILNAYVFAIPFAGLGMILMAALQAMGKAIPAFIVSLSRQGIVYIPMLYLLNYLFQFSGLIYAMPIADVITTILSFTFVYHITKRLKSSP, encoded by the coding sequence ATGAAACACAGTAAAATTGAAATTCTGGAAAAGACACCTGTCGCCTATTCTATACTTTATCTTGCCCTACCCAGTATGCTAAGTATGCTGGTAAATATCTTATATAATTTAACGGATACTTTTTTTATCGGCAAGCTGAATGACCCTTTTAAGGTTGCCGGTGTCTCTATTGCTCTGCCTTATTATAATATGCTAATGGCGATTGCAGGAATTTTTGCCAACGGTGGAGCCAGCTATCTCTCCCGTCTTTTAGGGAAAAAAGATCTAAAAACAGCTCGGGAAACCACTACCACTGCTATTTTTACCGTAGCCATTGTATCAATATTTGCTGCTGCCTTGGGCGTTCTTTTTATTCCTACCTATCTTAAATTATCTGGTGCCAGTGCCTTAACTGCACTTTCTGCCAGGCAGTATTTAACAGCAATTTTTATTGGCAGTCCGATCATAATGATTAAATTTACTTTAATTCAACTGCTTAGAGCTGAAGGTGCAGCTAAAGAAGCAATGTTGGGTTTGTTTATAGGAACGGGAGCAAACATTATTCTTGACCCGTTGTTCATTTTTACTTTTAAGATGGATGTAACCGGAGCTGCCATAGCTACAGTAATTGGTCAGGGTTTAGCAATGCTTTATTATATTTCTTATTACTTAAAAAAGAAGAGCTTAGCTAGTCCTGGAAGAAAGTATTTACACCCGCGTTGGTCTTGCTATAAAGAAATATTTGCAATTGGAATTCCTTCCTCTTTAAGCCAGGTTATGATGAGTATCGGAAATGCCATAAGTTTTAAGCTGGCTTCTGCTTACACGGATCATACCATTGCTGCCCTGGGAGTTGTTTCCCGAGTTTTTTCCATAGCTATTTTTGCTTTTATTGGCTTATCTATTGGTATTCAGCCGCTTATTGGTTTTAATTATGGAGCACAAAATTATACTCGTATGAAAAAAATAATCAAGATGTCCAATATAATCTGTTTAGGAATGTCTGCTGTCTTTACCTTGTTTTTTGCTCTTTTCCCGGGAGAACTAATTGCGGTATTTATTAAAGATAAAGCAATTATGAAAATTGGAACACAGATACTGAATGCCTATGTTTTTGCTATTCCGTTTGCGGGTTTGGGAATGATATTAATGGCTGCACTTCAAGCAATGGGAAAGGCAATACCTGCTTTCATCGTCTCCTTATCGCGTCAGGGAATTGTCTATATTCCAATGTTATATTTGCTGAATTATCTTTTCCAATTCAGCGGTTTGATCTATGCAATGCCTATTGCTGATGTGATAACTACCATTCTTTCATTCACATTTGTGTATCATATAACCAAACGGCTGAAAAGTTCCCCTTGA
- the rocD gene encoding ornithine--oxo-acid transaminase: protein MSTNLKCDCSTDNEIVEMEKNYGGKMSQNLKYGNISSSEAMELEEKYGAHNYHPLPVVLAKGEGVYVWDPEGNRYYDFLSAYSAVNQGHCHPKIIQALIDQAKELTLTSRAFYNNKLGEYEKYITEYFGYDMVLPMNSGAEAVETAMKLARKWAYNVKGVASDSAILIFADNNFHGRTISIISASSDPDCFGGFGPFTPGIVRIPYDDANALKEYLEKNGKNVAAFIVEPIQGEAGVVVPKEGYLKDCYDLCHQYNVLFIADEIQSGLGRTGKLLACDYENVRPDVLILGKALSGGVLPVSAVLADKDIMLQIKPGEHGSTYGGFPLACVVAIAALEVIKEEKLTERAFELGEYFRNELRKIEHPMLKLVRGKGLLNAIVIEPMNGFEAWDVCLKMKDKGLLCKPTHRHIIRLAPPLIITKEQLDECIQIIKDVFNDLSANLGQ, encoded by the coding sequence ATGTCCACGAATCTGAAATGCGACTGCTCTACCGATAATGAAATAGTAGAAATGGAAAAAAATTATGGAGGAAAAATGTCTCAAAATCTGAAATACGGCAACATTAGCAGCAGTGAAGCAATGGAACTGGAAGAAAAATATGGAGCTCATAATTATCATCCCTTGCCCGTGGTTTTAGCAAAAGGAGAGGGTGTTTATGTTTGGGACCCTGAAGGAAATCGTTATTACGATTTTCTTTCTGCCTATTCAGCAGTAAATCAGGGGCATTGTCATCCCAAAATTATTCAGGCATTGATTGACCAGGCAAAAGAGCTTACTTTAACCTCACGCGCTTTTTACAATAATAAGCTGGGAGAATATGAAAAATATATAACCGAATATTTTGGTTACGATATGGTTTTACCTATGAATTCAGGTGCTGAAGCAGTTGAAACGGCAATGAAACTTGCCCGCAAATGGGCATATAATGTAAAAGGAGTAGCTTCCGATTCAGCTATTCTTATATTTGCAGATAATAATTTTCATGGCAGAACGATATCTATTATTTCTGCTTCTTCCGATCCGGATTGCTTTGGCGGTTTTGGTCCATTCACACCTGGAATTGTGCGTATTCCTTATGATGATGCTAATGCTTTAAAAGAGTATCTGGAAAAAAACGGCAAAAATGTAGCTGCTTTTATTGTTGAACCAATTCAGGGTGAAGCCGGTGTAGTTGTTCCTAAAGAGGGTTATTTAAAAGATTGTTATGACCTTTGCCATCAATATAATGTGCTGTTTATAGCCGATGAAATTCAAAGCGGTTTAGGCAGAACCGGAAAACTTCTTGCTTGTGATTATGAAAATGTGCGACCCGATGTTTTAATTTTAGGTAAAGCACTCTCCGGAGGTGTATTACCTGTTTCAGCCGTTTTGGCAGATAAGGATATTATGCTGCAAATAAAACCTGGAGAACATGGTTCCACTTACGGCGGTTTTCCTCTTGCCTGTGTTGTAGCTATTGCTGCCCTGGAAGTTATTAAAGAAGAGAAATTGACTGAACGCGCTTTTGAATTGGGTGAATATTTCCGCAATGAACTGCGTAAAATAGAACATCCTATGCTCAAGCTTGTGCGTGGAAAAGGTCTTCTGAATGCAATTGTAATTGAACCGATGAATGGATTTGAAGCATGGGATGTATGTTTAAAAATGAAAGATAAAGGTTTGCTTTGCAAGCCGACTCACCGTCATATCATTCGTCTTGCTCCACCCTTGATTATTACCAAAGAGCAATTGGATGAATGTATTCAAATTATCAAAGATGTTTTTAATGATTTAAGTGCAAACTTAGGTCAATAA
- the era gene encoding GTPase Era codes for MNNSANFKSGFVTIIGKPNTGKSTLMNLILGEKISITSPKPQTTRYAIKGIWNTSEHQIIFVDTPGYLKPRYELQEKMLKIWHNALKDVDLIIFLTQIDGFPTEYDKEVLNQLKTLKNPQLAVFNKLDLNPEVDRNELVKYLPESINEVFFVSAKTGENIPELMEAIKYYIPFHEPYYDNDMLSDLPMRFFAQEIIREAIFHFFEEEIPYSSAVLIERFKEFPDKVIIDAVIWLERESQKPILIGKNGSSIKKVREYAERELTRFMQMPVQVHLFVKIKHKWRKKQSALKELGF; via the coding sequence ATGAATAATTCAGCAAATTTCAAAAGCGGCTTTGTAACTATCATCGGTAAACCCAATACCGGTAAATCAACTTTAATGAACCTTATTTTAGGGGAAAAAATTTCTATTACTTCTCCCAAGCCACAAACTACCCGTTATGCTATTAAGGGAATATGGAATACTTCTGAACATCAGATTATTTTTGTAGATACACCCGGCTATTTAAAACCCCGCTATGAACTGCAGGAAAAGATGCTCAAAATTTGGCATAATGCTTTAAAAGATGTTGATTTGATTATTTTCTTAACGCAAATTGACGGTTTTCCCACAGAATATGACAAAGAAGTGCTTAACCAGCTGAAAACTTTAAAAAATCCTCAATTGGCTGTTTTCAATAAACTTGACCTCAATCCCGAAGTAGATAGAAACGAGCTGGTAAAATATCTTCCCGAATCCATAAATGAGGTCTTTTTTGTTTCTGCTAAAACCGGAGAGAACATTCCGGAATTGATGGAAGCAATTAAGTACTATATCCCTTTTCACGAGCCCTATTACGATAATGATATGCTTTCCGATTTGCCAATGCGTTTTTTTGCTCAGGAAATTATCAGAGAAGCAATCTTCCACTTTTTTGAAGAGGAAATCCCCTATTCTTCAGCTGTTCTTATTGAACGCTTTAAAGAATTTCCCGACAAGGTAATTATTGATGCCGTAATTTGGCTGGAAAGAGAAAGCCAAAAACCTATTCTTATCGGAAAAAATGGCTCCTCCATCAAAAAAGTAAGGGAATATGCAGAAAGAGAACTTACCCGTTTTATGCAAATGCCGGTTCAAGTGCATTTGTTTGTTAAAATTAAGCACAAATGGAGAAAAAAGCAATCAGCACTGAAAGAACTCGGTTTTTAG
- a CDS encoding type III pantothenate kinase, which produces MRNLLLQEPILVVDIGNTNIVCAIYLKGKSIWTVCLKSSRENTSDEYYILLGSLLESTTLPEGYKLGLKDIRYIVLGSVVPELTRVWKHLCSKYIQAEVYEINALSPLGISFRVDNPSFIGADLIANAYAAWQKYRTSSIIIDLGTATTIELISQEGMFEGAIIAPGIKIGAESLFSKAAKLYEIELVPPTALLGLNTTEAMLSGIIYGHSFMLDTFIAKIKEQYSQLKPFQTILTGGMSSLIKPYLSEINTIDKGLTLDGFYLALGKILNQ; this is translated from the coding sequence ATGCGTAATTTATTATTGCAAGAGCCGATTCTGGTAGTGGACATAGGAAATACAAATATCGTATGTGCCATATACTTGAAAGGTAAATCCATTTGGACGGTATGTCTAAAATCCAGTCGGGAAAATACTTCTGACGAATATTATATTCTGCTCGGCAGTTTGCTGGAGTCCACAACTCTACCGGAAGGTTATAAACTCGGGCTAAAAGATATTCGCTATATTGTTTTAGGCAGTGTAGTTCCCGAGCTTACAAGGGTTTGGAAACATTTATGCAGCAAATATATACAGGCAGAAGTGTATGAAATAAATGCACTTAGTCCTTTAGGAATCAGTTTCAGAGTGGATAATCCCTCTTTTATCGGGGCAGATTTAATTGCCAATGCTTATGCTGCCTGGCAGAAATATCGGACATCTTCAATCATAATAGATTTGGGAACAGCCACAACGATTGAACTTATCAGCCAAGAAGGAATGTTTGAAGGCGCTATAATTGCTCCCGGAATAAAAATTGGAGCTGAAAGTTTATTCAGTAAAGCAGCAAAACTATATGAAATTGAGCTTGTTCCTCCTACTGCTCTTCTGGGTTTGAATACTACGGAAGCAATGCTTTCAGGAATAATTTACGGTCATTCCTTTATGCTGGATACATTCATTGCTAAAATCAAAGAGCAATATTCACAACTAAAACCATTTCAAACAATCCTTACCGGTGGTATGTCTTCTTTGATAAAACCCTACCTTAGTGAAATTAATACTATTGATAAAGGTCTTACTCTGGACGGGTTTTATCTGGCTTTAGGCAAAATTTTGAATCAATAA
- a CDS encoding CHASE2 domain-containing protein, with amino-acid sequence MSRLRYFLIALAVLLISILLPELPVISILLRTLDLSIYDTILEVHNAITYSEYKGVYDQICIVDIDEKSIKELGQFSSWPSLFFADLVNILSADEPIAIAFDVFFTESDSIQGYARERLRPEFEGLTANPDIIMDALSTDDSFAAAIENAGMVYLSMFNSDYPSYTGVLPDKLTAWKVQPKHFLQLKYPIPPIPQYTNSARGIGFANIEPDVSGKIHDYPLFLQYNNNAYLNFSMQICLDLLGVDQIKVNRNCQLLSGENIVSELPLSPDGLFYFKYYGQGGPDKTFRYISFSDVLFHRIPPGYFKDRLILVGTSAYGLKDSKITPLDNSFPGVELHSTFIRNVLEENYVRWVDSRILLIINILALTIMAIFIPRSKPFVSISVFLFISLLSIPAVYLLYVKESYIYNYNYTLVPWVLGFLAMFITQAHEQGKEKRMVRDAFEHYVSPEVIQEIMKEPEKLKAGGEKKYISIMYVDVRNFTSFCEQLTPSEITGFMNNYFNRATQTIITHRGTLDKYIGDAILALFGAPVTYPGFEENAVKSALAIRQIVLNIKEEYKDHPVLKNFRIGIGIATGEVIVGNIGSDRIFNYTGIGDKMNFGSRLEGLNKYYLTTIIIDEYTYRAVSNTVFCRKLDKVKVKGKLNPCEIYEIIDTLENMQNKPELISAYRKYETALDLMLAGQKNQAKTLLEEVLAILPSDEPSRIMLNRCEIIDWDTWDGSWQFESK; translated from the coding sequence ATGTCCCGTTTGCGTTATTTCCTGATTGCTTTAGCAGTATTGCTTATTTCCATTTTATTGCCTGAACTGCCCGTTATCAGTATTTTATTAAGAACTTTGGATTTAAGTATTTATGATACTATTCTGGAAGTTCACAATGCTATTACCTACAGTGAATATAAAGGTGTTTATGACCAAATTTGCATTGTGGATATAGATGAAAAAAGCATCAAGGAATTGGGACAGTTTTCTTCCTGGCCCAGTTTGTTCTTTGCCGATTTAGTTAATATTTTATCTGCCGATGAACCCATTGCTATTGCTTTTGATGTTTTCTTTACGGAAAGCGACAGCATTCAGGGATATGCCAGAGAAAGGTTGCGTCCTGAATTTGAAGGTCTGACGGCAAATCCGGATATAATTATGGATGCTTTAAGTACTGATGATAGTTTTGCTGCAGCTATAGAAAATGCCGGAATGGTTTATTTATCTATGTTTAATAGTGATTATCCTTCTTATACGGGAGTTCTTCCCGATAAATTAACTGCCTGGAAAGTTCAGCCCAAACATTTTTTACAGTTAAAATATCCTATACCTCCCATTCCTCAATATACAAATTCAGCAAGAGGAATTGGTTTTGCCAATATTGAACCTGATGTTTCAGGAAAAATTCACGATTATCCCCTTTTTTTGCAATATAACAATAATGCTTATCTGAATTTCAGTATGCAGATTTGCTTAGATTTATTAGGTGTTGATCAAATAAAGGTGAACCGCAATTGTCAGCTGCTTTCCGGAGAAAATATTGTGAGTGAATTGCCTCTTAGTCCCGATGGTTTGTTTTATTTTAAATATTATGGACAAGGGGGTCCTGATAAAACATTTCGTTATATTTCCTTTTCCGATGTCCTTTTTCATAGAATTCCTCCCGGTTATTTTAAAGACCGGCTTATTTTAGTAGGGACTTCTGCCTACGGATTGAAGGACAGTAAAATAACACCTTTGGACAACTCCTTTCCAGGTGTGGAATTACATTCCACATTTATCAGGAATGTGCTGGAAGAAAATTATGTGCGTTGGGTAGATTCCCGTATTTTACTAATAATTAACATTTTGGCTTTGACCATTATGGCTATTTTTATTCCTCGCAGTAAGCCATTTGTATCTATTAGCGTTTTTTTATTTATTTCTCTGCTTTCTATTCCTGCCGTTTATTTGCTTTATGTGAAAGAGAGTTATATATATAATTATAATTACACTCTTGTTCCTTGGGTTTTGGGCTTTTTAGCAATGTTTATTACTCAAGCACATGAGCAGGGTAAAGAAAAAAGAATGGTGCGGGATGCTTTTGAGCATTATGTTTCACCGGAAGTTATCCAGGAAATTATGAAGGAACCGGAAAAATTGAAAGCAGGTGGAGAAAAGAAGTATATCAGTATTATGTATGTTGATGTGCGCAATTTTACTTCTTTTTGCGAACAGCTAACTCCTTCTGAAATAACGGGATTTATGAATAACTATTTCAATCGGGCAACACAGACCATCATTACTCATCGCGGAACTCTGGATAAATATATAGGAGATGCTATTTTAGCTTTGTTTGGAGCGCCCGTAACTTATCCCGGTTTTGAAGAAAATGCCGTAAAAAGCGCTCTTGCTATTCGCCAAATTGTTCTTAATATCAAAGAGGAATATAAAGATCATCCTGTCCTGAAAAATTTCCGTATCGGTATTGGTATTGCTACAGGAGAAGTAATTGTAGGAAATATTGGCTCCGATAGAATTTTCAATTATACCGGCATTGGCGATAAAATGAATTTCGGTTCCCGCCTGGAAGGATTGAATAAATATTATCTTACCACTATTATTATTGATGAATACACTTATCGGGCAGTTAGCAATACCGTCTTTTGTCGTAAACTGGATAAGGTAAAAGTGAAGGGTAAATTAAATCCTTGTGAAATTTATGAAATTATTGATACACTTGAAAATATGCAAAATAAACCGGAGTTAATTTCTGCGTATCGTAAATATGAAACCGCCTTAGATTTAATGCTTGCTGGACAAAAAAACCAGGCAAAAACCCTTTTGGAAGAGGTCTTAGCCATTTTACCCTCGGATGAACCAAGTAGAATTATGTTGAATCGTTGCGAAATTATTGATTGGGATACTTGGGATGGCAGTTGGCAATTTGAAAGTAAATAA